A genomic region of Nymphaea colorata isolate Beijing-Zhang1983 chromosome 2, ASM883128v2, whole genome shotgun sequence contains the following coding sequences:
- the LOC116248530 gene encoding 30S ribosomal protein S31, mitochondrial: MTAVARLFGAVARRLVLAERSGGAFYSSSPSFSPASEGLPALCGRGDKRTKKGKRFKGSHGNARPKKDHKISRIKDKVEVPRSTPWPLPFKLI, translated from the coding sequence ATGACTGCGGTGGCGCGGCTGTTTGGCGCAGTGGCGAGGCGGCTGGTCCTCGCTGAGCGGAGTGGTGGagctttttattcttcttccccttccttTTCACCGGCTTCCGAGGGCCTGCCGGCGCTGTGCGGTCGGGGAGACAAGAGGACGAAGAAAGGGAAGAGGTTCAAGGGGTCGCACGGGAACGCGAGGCCGAAGAAAGACCATAAGATTAGCAGGATCAAGGACAAGGTGGAGGTTCCCAGGTCCACCCCTTGGCCCCTCCCGTTCAAACTCATCTGA
- the LOC116248941 gene encoding NADH dehydrogenase [ubiquinone] 1 beta subcomplex subunit 9, producing MSVAAAAAAASTYLARRAAQKERVRILYRRTLKDTLDWAVHRHIFYKEASDLREKFEANRHVEDLDTIDRMLDEAESRFNWWRHPDPYIVPWAPGGSKFCRNPTPPSGIEIVYDFGKEDND from the exons ATGAGCGTCgcggcggcagcagcagcagcgtcGACGTACCTGGCGAGGAGGGCTGCCCAGAAGGAGCGGGTGAGGATCCTCTACAGGAGAACCCTCAAGGATACCCTCGATTGGGCCGTGCATCGTCACATTTTCTACAAAGAA GCATCGGACTTGAGAGAAAAATTTGAGGCCAACAGGCATGTG GAGGATCTTGACACCATTGATAGGATGCTTGATGAAGCCGAATCGAGGTTTAATTGGTGGCGACATCCTGACCCATATATCG TTCCCTGGGCTCCTGGTGGCAGCAAGTTTTGCAGAAATCCAACTCCTCCTTCTGGG ATCGAGATAGTCTATGATTTTGGAAAGGAAGATAATGATTAA
- the LOC116247885 gene encoding kinesin-like protein KIN-7F yields the protein MGEVGTVDLPEKTAIAGQERILVSVRVRPLNEKEIARNDPSDWECINDNTILCRNNLPERALFPTAYTFDHVFNCDTPTRRVYEAGAKEVALSVVRGINSTVFAYGQTSSGKTFTMSGITEYTVADIYDYVRQHEERAFLLKFSAMEIYNEAVRDLLSTDSTPLRLLDDPERGTVVERLTEETLKDWNHMQHLLSICEAQRQIGETALNETSSRSHQILRLTVESSTRGFLGTGNSSTLVASVNFVDLAGSERASQVLGTGARLKEGCHINRSLLTLGTVIRKLSKGRNGHIPYRDSKLTRILHSSLGGNARTAIICTMSPARSHTEQSRNTLLFASCAKEVATNAQVNVVMSDKALVKHLQRELARLETELRTPTIPSPSHHSDEMLKEKDDKIRKMEKEINELIQQRDLAQSRLENLLQVIGTEQPSRQWEEPSGAPASDALDLCKDELLISESFGRYQELICDLEVLHASQNVEVEAGGANNVDPVLTENHVDSYVYSLEKEEDHIDYNEVSSCTSFSPKSTESIPHLSQGVVPTYSSEDFEVECKDVRCVQADESSTDQKLDCKSSFETEEAKHFADDRDISENESSGIHLKDITETDSFIAPVDQKCENMKKFTGNLYSPYPDETSYWPLNEGFNSSRSLKLTRSRSCRAAVTTASSPFWEDYPNDSTPPSRFEKYFPGRPETVKRPPTLSFSATTEALTTDTSNNSNENTFDVQKAQYKFKTAAEENISSIRNFVEELKDRMAKLQCQKQLNGEEVQASVLNDESYVTEDLQNAKFVEAVPEVVVLDSVETPDWSDKFEKQQRMIVELWHACNVSLIHRSSFFLLFDGDQADSIYMEVELRRLSFLKNKYFNGDHDNNFSIASSARALKREREMLAKLMHKRLSAKEREALYEKWDIRLDSKQRRLQLARRVWTNTSDMNHVRESALLVAHLDGFQEPGMVLKEMFELSFTPQRSSRSLRHSSSWKPL from the exons ATGGGGGAGGTTGGCACAGTTGATCTCCCAGAGAAGACAGCGATTGCAGGGCAGGAGCGGATCTTGGTTTCTGTTAGGGTGAGACCCTTGAATGAGAAGGAAATAGCAAGGAATGATCCGTCAGATTGGGAATGTATCAACGACAACACCATCTTATGTAGGAACAACCTCCCGGAACGTGCGCTGTTTCCTACTGCCTACACATTTG ACCATGTGTTTAACTGTGATACCCCAACGAGACGGGTGTATGAGGCGGGAGCTAAGGAAGTCGCTCTTTCTGTTGTTCGTGGGATTAATT CAACTGTTTTTGCCTATGGGCAAACTAGCAGCGGTAAGACCTTCACCATGAGTGGGATCACAGAGTACACCGTAGCAGATATATATGACTATGTGAGACAG CACGAGGAGAGGGCGTTCCTTTTGAAGTTCTCAGCCATGGAAATCTATAATGAAGCTGTGAGGGATCTTCTCAGCACCGATAGCACTCCCTTGAGGCTTCTTGATGATCCGGAG AGAGGCACTGTTGTGGAGAGGCTAACAGAGGAAACCCTCAAGGACTGGAACCATATGCAACATCTCCTGTCAATATGTGAAG CTCAAAGGCAGATTGGAGAGACTGCGCTGAATGAGACAAGCTCTAGATCACATCAGATTCTCAGGCTG ACGGTAGAAAGTTCTACTCGTGGATTCCTTGGCACAGGCAATTCAAGCACTCTGGTTGCAAGTGTG AATTTCGTTGATTTGGCAGGGAGCGAACGGGCATCCCAGGTATTAGGAACAGGTGCAAGGTTGAAAGAAGGGTGTCACATCAACCGAAGTTTGCTTACATTAGGAACTGTTATTCGCAAGCTAag CAAGGGAAGAAATGGGCACATCCCATACAGAGACTCAAAACTCACACGCATACTACACTCTTCATTGGGGGGTAATGCAAGAACTGCCATCATCTGCACGATGAGTCCTGCAAGAAGCCATACTGAGCAATCAAGGAATACTCTTCTGTTTGCAAGTTGTGCAAAAGAAGTGGCGACAAATGCACAGGTTAATGTGGTAATGTCTGATAAGGCCTTGGTAAAACATCTGCAGAGAGAACTGGCTAGATTGGAAACTGAACTGAGAACTCCCACCATACCTTCACCCTCACATCATTCTGATGaaatgttgaaagaaaaggatgacAAAATCCGAAAG ATGGAAAAAGAGATAAACGAACTGATCCAACAAAGAGATCTTGCTCAGTCTCGGCTTGAGAATTTACTTCAAGTTATTGGCACTGAACAGCCTTCAAGACAATGG GAGGAACCTTCTGGTGCTCCAGCTTCTGATGCACTGGATTTATGTAAAGATGAGCTTCTAATTTCAGAGTCTTTTGGTCGATACCAAGAACTTATTTGTGATCTGGAAGTACTACATGCATCACAGAATGTGGAAGTAGAAGCGGGTGGAGCAAACAATGTGGATCCAGTGCTTACAGAAAATCATGTTGATTCATATGTTTACTCccttgaaaaggaagaagaccaTATTGATTATAATGAAGTTTCTTCTTGTACTTCTTTTAGTCCAAAGTCTACTGAATCAATTCCACACCTAAGTCAGGGGGTTGTTCCTACATATTCTAGTGAAGATTTTGAAGTAGAGTGCAAAGATGTTCGATGTGTCCAGGCAGATGAATCAAGCACCGATCAGAAGCTTGACTGCAAGTCCTCCTTTGAAACGGAAGAAGCGAAACATTTTGCTGATGATAGGGACATATCTGAAAATGAGTCAAGCGGTATACATTTGAAAGACATAACTGAAACAGATTCCTTTATTGCTCCAGTAGATCAGAAATGTGAAAATATGAAGAAATTTACAGGAAATCTCTATAGTCCATATCCTGATGAAACATCATATTGGCCATTAAATGAAGGATTTAACAGCTCTAGAAGCTTGAAGCTAACAAGGAGCAGAAGTTGTAGAGCAGCAGTCACTACTGCATCATCTCCATTTTGGGAAGACTATCCAAATGACAGCACTCCACCTAGCAGATTTGAGAAATATTTTCCTGGAAGGCCTGAAACCGTTAAGAGGCCACCCACATTGAGTTTTTCTGCAACAACTGAGGCACTGACTACAGATACCTCTAATAACTCTAATGAAAACACTTTTGATGTTCAAAAAGCACAGTACAAGTTTAAAACTGCTGCTGAGGAGAATATAAGCAGCATCCGCAATTTTGTTGAGGAGCTGAAGGATAGGATGGCTAAACTTCAGTGTCAGAAGCAGCTAAATGGTGAAGAGGTCCAAGCTTCTGTTCTG AATGATGAATCATATGTTACTGAAGATTTGCAAAATGCGAAGTTCGTGGAAGCTGTTCCGGAGGTTGTAGTTCTAGATTCTGTTGAAACACCTGATTGGTCTGATAAGTTTGAGAAGCAACAGAGAATGATTGTTGAATTATGGCATGCGTGCAATGTCTCCTTGATCCATAGGAGTTCTTTCTTCCTGCTTTTTGATGGCGACCAAGCTGACTCAATTTACATGGAAGTCGAGCTGCGGAGGCTGTCCTTCCTAAAGAACAAATACTTCAATGGAGATCATGATAATAATTTTTCCATAGCTTCAAG TGCCAGAGCTTTGAAGCGTGAGAGGGAGATGCTTGCCAAACTAATGCACAAGAGGCTGTcggcaaaagagagagaagctttGTATGAGAAGTGGGACATCAGGTTGGACAGCAAGCAGCGCCGACTGCAGTTGGCCCGGAGAGTATGGACCAACACCTCGGACATGAACCATGTGCGTGAAAGCGCCCTCCTTGTTGCGCACCTTGATGGCTTCCAAGAACCAGGAATGGTTTTGAAGGAAATGTTCGAACTTAGTTTCACACCTCAAAGAAGCAGCCGCTCATTGCGTCACTCTTCTAGTTGGAAGCCCCTCTAA